One window from the genome of Candidatus Chlorohelix allophototropha encodes:
- a CDS encoding flavodoxin domain-containing protein produces the protein MAKLLIVYGSGEGQTTKIAQRIAEVVQGKGHVVELVRGNGLPSNLNLANYHFILVGASIHTGKHQPYMVKFVKSNLSALNSKPSGFFSVSVSAGSKVPRLHALAEKYLERFITETGWKPTTTTLIGGALQYTKYNILNKLLMRYITRNSLGPTDIKRDYEYTDWEQVTKFAESLVSLLDKSSASAEPQKATR, from the coding sequence ATGGCTAAGCTACTGATTGTTTACGGCAGTGGGGAAGGACAAACTACCAAAATTGCCCAGCGAATTGCAGAGGTAGTGCAAGGCAAAGGACATGTAGTAGAATTAGTTCGCGGGAACGGCTTACCCTCTAATCTTAATCTTGCCAATTATCACTTTATACTGGTGGGCGCTTCGATTCACACCGGGAAACACCAGCCCTATATGGTGAAGTTTGTGAAATCCAATCTCAGCGCTCTTAATAGCAAACCCTCCGGTTTTTTCTCGGTTAGTGTGAGCGCCGGTTCAAAAGTCCCGAGACTTCATGCGCTGGCTGAAAAATATTTAGAACGCTTCATAACCGAAACTGGTTGGAAGCCGACCACTACCACGCTAATCGGTGGTGCATTGCAGTACACTAAGTACAACATTCTCAACAAACTGTTGATGCGCTATATCACCCGCAATTCGCTGGGACCAACCGATATTAAACGCGATTACGAATACACTGATTGGGAGCAGGTCACTAAATTTGCCGAGAGCCTCGTGTCGTTGCTGGATAAAAGCAGCGCTAGTGCCGAACCTCAGAAAGCTACGCGCTAG
- a CDS encoding ABC transporter permease, with protein sequence MSTVELNSQEQNPYFTTAMADVSPLLKKRQKTWFGRKRDILVLFSLLFIVVILTCAIFADQVSPYLPEYQQRGKGVAWQDPSPAHWLGTDGLGRDFLSRLIHGARVTVVLAVGVATLQLSIGITLGVLSGFFGGWADFIIMRFADLLYAFPGLLLIILVVSVVDTFPRILTAFIVITLISWPDITRLTRAQVLSLKQREFVESARVMGASSFHIIIKHLFPNFIRPIAALVPLGMALVILSEASLSFLGLGVQPPGASWGNMINEVGVHFRTSPWMILAPSMSLVFTVLSLNYISDWLLDE encoded by the coding sequence ATGTCAACAGTTGAGCTAAATTCGCAGGAGCAAAATCCCTACTTTACTACTGCAATGGCGGATGTGTCTCCTCTACTTAAGAAACGGCAAAAGACCTGGTTCGGGCGCAAGCGAGATATACTGGTACTTTTTAGCTTGCTATTTATCGTGGTGATTCTTACCTGTGCTATTTTTGCCGACCAGGTTTCACCTTACCTTCCGGAGTATCAGCAACGTGGCAAAGGCGTTGCTTGGCAAGACCCTTCTCCGGCACATTGGCTTGGTACTGATGGGTTGGGGCGCGATTTCCTGAGTCGCTTGATTCATGGCGCGCGGGTGACAGTGGTACTGGCAGTTGGTGTAGCGACCCTTCAGCTTTCCATCGGTATAACACTGGGTGTGCTATCGGGCTTCTTCGGAGGTTGGGCTGATTTTATTATTATGCGTTTCGCTGATTTGCTGTATGCTTTTCCGGGCTTGCTTTTGATTATATTGGTGGTCAGTGTGGTGGATACCTTCCCCAGGATTCTGACTGCTTTTATTGTCATTACCTTGATAAGCTGGCCTGACATTACCCGCCTCACAAGAGCGCAGGTGCTTTCATTGAAACAGCGAGAGTTTGTAGAATCAGCCCGTGTTATGGGGGCATCTTCCTTCCACATAATAATCAAGCATTTGTTCCCCAACTTTATTCGCCCAATTGCGGCACTGGTTCCGCTCGGTATGGCTCTGGTTATCTTGAGCGAGGCAAGCTTGAGCTTTCTTGGATTAGGGGTTCAGCCGCCGGGGGCAAGTTGGGGCAATATGATTAACGAAGTAGGGGTGCATTTCAGGACAAGTCCTTGGATGATTTTGGCTCCTAGCATGAGTCTGGTTTTTACAGTGCTATCGCTCAACTATATTTCTGACTGGTTGCTGGATGAATAA
- a CDS encoding ABC transporter permease has translation MNFVLRRILFFIPALLGVVIVTFIIGRLAPGDPFQQLIGLGVDNDTIEELRHHYGFDQPLWQQLFTYLGNLAQGDLGISFARANMRVVDLIQMSIGPTLLVGVLSITLGAFIGVWLGLWSALRRGKFVDKVITAAVSFFGAMPGFVLSYFMIWGLAVGLKWLPPGGWGKPENLIMPVIVAALAPAAFIARVCRSSMVEVLRQEYVTVARAKGLSPFHIMRWHVLKNGFIPVITVIGPLAGRSITGLFFVERIFGIPGLTSLTIEAIPSRDYSVIQASTLMLATIFIIINLLVDILNTMIDPRTRSIG, from the coding sequence ATGAATTTTGTATTACGGCGTATTCTGTTTTTTATTCCGGCTCTGCTGGGTGTGGTCATTGTAACCTTCATCATTGGAAGGCTTGCACCGGGTGACCCATTCCAGCAATTAATTGGGCTTGGAGTTGATAACGATACAATCGAGGAGTTGCGCCACCATTATGGTTTTGATCAACCGCTGTGGCAGCAACTTTTTACCTATCTAGGCAATCTGGCGCAAGGCGACCTCGGCATTTCCTTTGCCCGCGCCAATATGCGTGTAGTGGATCTCATCCAAATGAGCATAGGTCCTACTTTATTGGTGGGGGTGCTATCCATAACCCTTGGCGCGTTTATTGGGGTTTGGTTGGGTTTATGGAGTGCGCTTAGACGGGGAAAGTTCGTTGACAAAGTTATAACGGCGGCGGTTAGCTTTTTCGGTGCAATGCCCGGTTTTGTGCTATCATATTTTATGATTTGGGGCTTAGCAGTAGGTTTAAAATGGTTACCGCCCGGTGGTTGGGGCAAACCGGAAAACCTAATAATGCCTGTAATAGTGGCAGCGCTGGCTCCGGCAGCCTTTATCGCGCGGGTGTGCCGTTCCTCAATGGTGGAAGTGTTACGGCAGGAATATGTGACGGTGGCACGCGCTAAGGGACTATCCCCATTCCATATAATGCGCTGGCACGTTCTGAAAAACGGTTTTATTCCTGTCATTACCGTTATTGGACCATTGGCGGGACGTTCTATTACCGGGCTTTTCTTTGTTGAAAGAATCTTCGGTATTCCGGGGCTTACCAGCCTAACCATCGAAGCAATTCCTTCGCGGGATTATTCGGTTATACAGGCTTCAACGCTAATGCTGGCTACTATTTTTATTATCATAAACTTGCTGGTGGACATCTTGAATACGATGATCGACCCGCGTACCAGAAGTATTGGTTAA
- a CDS encoding ABC transporter substrate-binding protein has protein sequence MRSKNSSRLSLVAVLLMMVATILGACGDNTATPAATTANATTQASATTTSAASTAATTAKAATTQAATTAAATAAVASSGHPGIYREVWYGPDPVTLDPQASQPQGYTTRYMYNNLYVGLTDFDVKANVVPGIAKEWKASADAKVWTFTLDPTAKFASGRQVTAADVVYTYERAVDPKIKNAVALGVVGDIVGASDKFAAKADSISGIKVIDPGTIEFTLLQPTPFFPTKLASTAGFILDKDIVESGAKWWETKSAGAGPFQLTEWQHGQKIALVPNPNWFGKKVKLTRVEYLIVGDQTNRLNQFESGLTDAHWQLLTTEVDRIKKEKGDLSKILTEFPIGMGFTLYIGLNSNGYEPFKDAKVRKAVTMALDTAAINDTPLNGAGYVASGVIPSGLPGYVSGQMKAKYDPTAAKALLAEAGYADGSKMPELTLTQVGSGPDIAGPTQFMQEALKTNLGMNVKIDVTDQQRFGPSLQQGKVAAWATLMMASYPDQYSMLSNFASKSPFNYYGYSNPDVDSLLVKALGTVDNTARYTIYNQIETKLMDDAVIVPVIWGKFYSLVRPYVTGFRVNVLGIMPYTELEVK, from the coding sequence TTGAGAAGTAAGAATTCTTCCCGCCTGTCATTAGTAGCTGTTTTATTGATGATGGTTGCGACGATACTTGGAGCTTGCGGTGATAATACTGCCACTCCCGCCGCCACTACAGCAAACGCTACTACACAGGCATCCGCCACAACTACATCTGCTGCCAGTACCGCCGCTACCACTGCCAAAGCAGCGACTACACAGGCAGCTACCACTGCCGCCGCTACCGCCGCAGTCGCAAGTAGCGGTCATCCCGGCATTTATCGTGAAGTCTGGTATGGACCAGACCCGGTAACGCTTGACCCCCAAGCCAGCCAACCACAAGGTTATACTACTCGCTATATGTACAATAACCTGTACGTTGGTTTGACCGATTTTGATGTGAAAGCTAACGTAGTTCCGGGCATTGCCAAAGAATGGAAAGCCAGCGCGGATGCAAAGGTTTGGACATTTACCCTTGATCCCACTGCTAAATTCGCCAGTGGTCGTCAAGTAACTGCGGCAGACGTAGTTTATACCTACGAACGTGCGGTTGATCCTAAAATCAAGAACGCCGTTGCTCTCGGCGTAGTTGGGGATATTGTAGGGGCAAGCGACAAGTTTGCCGCTAAAGCTGACAGCATCAGCGGTATCAAAGTGATTGACCCCGGCACAATCGAATTTACCTTACTTCAACCCACTCCCTTCTTCCCCACCAAGTTGGCTAGTACCGCCGGTTTTATCCTTGATAAGGACATTGTTGAGAGTGGCGCCAAGTGGTGGGAAACCAAGAGCGCGGGCGCAGGACCTTTCCAACTAACAGAATGGCAACACGGTCAGAAAATTGCGCTGGTTCCCAACCCCAATTGGTTTGGTAAAAAGGTTAAATTAACCCGTGTCGAATATTTGATAGTGGGCGACCAAACCAACCGTCTGAACCAGTTTGAGAGCGGCTTGACTGATGCTCACTGGCAGTTGCTAACCACTGAAGTTGATCGCATTAAGAAGGAAAAGGGCGACCTTTCCAAAATACTGACCGAATTCCCGATCGGTATGGGTTTCACCCTCTACATCGGTTTGAACTCGAACGGTTACGAACCCTTCAAGGATGCCAAAGTTCGCAAAGCCGTCACTATGGCGCTCGATACTGCCGCTATCAACGACACCCCGCTCAACGGCGCAGGTTACGTTGCTTCTGGTGTGATTCCAAGCGGTTTGCCCGGCTACGTATCCGGACAGATGAAAGCCAAATATGACCCGACCGCTGCTAAAGCATTATTGGCTGAAGCCGGTTATGCGGATGGCTCCAAAATGCCGGAACTGACGCTTACCCAGGTTGGCTCAGGACCTGACATTGCAGGACCTACCCAATTTATGCAAGAAGCTCTGAAAACTAATCTCGGTATGAATGTTAAAATTGACGTAACCGATCAACAGCGGTTTGGTCCTTCCTTGCAGCAGGGCAAGGTAGCTGCGTGGGCTACCCTGATGATGGCTTCTTATCCTGATCAGTATTCGATGCTATCAAACTTTGCCAGCAAATCGCCTTTCAACTATTATGGATATAGCAATCCAGATGTAGATAGCTTGTTGGTTAAAGCGCTTGGCACTGTGGACAATACTGCTCGTTACACCATCTACAATCAGATTGAAACCAAGCTGATGGATGATGCGGTAATCGTTCCGGTTATCTGGGGTAAGTTCTATAGCTTAGTACGCCCGTATGTTACCGGTTTCCGCGTTAACGTGCTGGGTATTATGCCTTACACTGAACTTGAAGTGAAGTAA
- a CDS encoding AAA family ATPase: MENLRSKRRPVTRKDEVDEAIERLGKKVKFNPLRQHLGSWIALTLFILLIWNFLVPIYSQSGLGGISQTIVQLAFQLAFAAIFALFQIYIMFFAIARPRTFWLKPGETGISFQDYKGNPQVLEMAREVVLLLKGAREFKDMGGEVIRGLLLEGDPGVGKSYLAQAIATEAGLPFGYCSAASLQSPFVAGGMLSIKALYKKANKLSDQYGACILFLDEIDAIGQKRAGQQQGGMGMGMGGMMGGMGSGLINELLVQMDPPPVHDSMNRKFLRWLGIDFRAKKAVRRNVLTVGATNLVETLDEALLRPGRFDRKIKVDLPDSDGRREIIEYYLDKVNHENIPMDKVVAQTIGYTPVSIRYVINEAVVRAHFDGRDAITYKDLIAARDLFEVGLRMPIRSMSYEEKRRIAYHEVGHAVAQVLLNPHEDLVKLTIIRHGGALGFMQPKPKEERYTLTKDEIEADIQVSLGSRAAEELFLNTAMTGFSGDLANATQRAILYCNLVGMNGHLSSSQVLGEQAVSVQEIEAFLQTQYRRVKSLLSSNAEMCHALAEALIQREEMLGDEVLEIVNRFTAVLSNDARQLGFRLSKMGKHAGLEQYGGMYAEGKKTAAGSGSAPISAPSQPVAVEVDDEDDDSIFPGVAAYSAKNRNVIKGEVISVQKTTSAYTDEDDFLPSKW, from the coding sequence ATGGAGAATTTACGAAGCAAACGTCGCCCCGTAACTCGTAAGGACGAGGTGGACGAAGCAATAGAAAGATTGGGGAAGAAGGTAAAATTCAACCCCCTTCGCCAACACCTCGGTTCTTGGATTGCGCTCACTCTGTTTATACTGCTTATCTGGAACTTCCTAGTTCCGATATACAGCCAGAGCGGTTTGGGTGGCATTTCGCAGACAATCGTCCAGTTGGCTTTCCAATTGGCTTTTGCTGCCATATTCGCGCTTTTCCAGATTTACATAATGTTCTTTGCCATCGCGCGCCCTCGTACTTTCTGGCTCAAACCGGGTGAAACGGGCATCTCCTTTCAAGATTACAAAGGCAATCCGCAAGTGTTGGAAATGGCGCGGGAAGTGGTGCTTTTACTCAAAGGGGCGCGCGAATTTAAGGATATGGGCGGCGAGGTCATTCGCGGTCTGTTGTTGGAAGGCGACCCCGGTGTAGGTAAATCCTATCTGGCGCAAGCAATTGCTACCGAAGCAGGTTTGCCCTTTGGTTATTGCTCTGCCGCCAGTTTGCAAAGCCCCTTCGTAGCGGGCGGTATGTTGAGCATCAAAGCCCTGTACAAAAAAGCCAACAAACTGTCAGATCAATACGGCGCGTGTATCCTCTTTCTGGATGAAATTGATGCTATCGGGCAAAAACGCGCTGGGCAGCAACAGGGCGGCATGGGTATGGGTATGGGCGGTATGATGGGCGGTATGGGCAGCGGTTTGATTAACGAACTGCTGGTACAAATGGATCCACCCCCCGTTCACGACTCAATGAATCGCAAGTTTTTGCGTTGGCTCGGTATTGATTTTAGAGCCAAAAAAGCGGTGCGAAGAAACGTATTGACCGTTGGCGCAACTAACTTGGTAGAAACTTTGGACGAAGCTCTTTTGCGCCCTGGTCGTTTTGACCGCAAGATTAAAGTTGATCTGCCGGATTCGGATGGTCGCCGCGAGATTATCGAGTATTATCTCGACAAGGTAAACCACGAAAATATCCCGATGGATAAAGTGGTAGCCCAGACTATCGGTTATACCCCGGTATCTATCCGCTACGTTATCAATGAAGCGGTGGTGCGCGCCCACTTTGACGGTCGTGACGCGATTACGTATAAGGATTTAATCGCCGCCCGCGACTTGTTTGAGGTTGGTCTTCGCATGCCTATTCGCAGTATGTCATACGAAGAGAAACGGCGCATCGCCTACCATGAGGTTGGACATGCGGTAGCGCAAGTGTTGCTGAACCCTCACGAAGACTTGGTGAAATTGACCATTATTCGGCATGGCGGTGCGTTGGGCTTTATGCAGCCCAAACCTAAAGAAGAACGTTATACCCTTACCAAAGATGAAATTGAAGCCGATATTCAGGTAAGCCTCGGCAGCCGTGCGGCTGAAGAACTTTTCCTGAACACAGCAATGACCGGATTCAGCGGCGACCTTGCCAATGCTACCCAACGCGCAATATTGTATTGCAACCTCGTCGGTATGAACGGGCATCTCTCTTCTTCGCAGGTGTTGGGCGAGCAGGCGGTATCGGTACAGGAAATCGAGGCTTTCCTCCAGACTCAGTATCGCCGAGTGAAATCTCTGTTGTCGTCAAACGCTGAGATGTGCCATGCGTTGGCAGAAGCTTTGATCCAGCGTGAAGAAATGCTAGGCGATGAAGTTCTGGAAATTGTCAATCGCTTTACCGCAGTATTGTCCAATGATGCGCGACAACTTGGTTTCCGCCTCTCTAAGATGGGCAAACACGCCGGTCTTGAGCAATACGGTGGAATGTACGCTGAAGGCAAGAAAACGGCTGCCGGTTCAGGTAGTGCGCCTATTTCTGCGCCAAGCCAGCCTGTTGCGGTTGAGGTAGATGATGAAGATGATGACTCGATTTTCCCCGGAGTAGCGGCTTACTCTGCCAAAAATCGAAACGTGATCAAAGGTGAAGTAATTTCGGTGCAAAAGACTACCAGCGCCTACACAGACGAGGATGATTTCTTACCGAGTAAATGGTAA
- a CDS encoding glycosyltransferase, whose translation MELKIYNAHSRRKEKLPDHKGLIKLYVSAPLLEDKRTPATLRLNCLLDWLGKALQRKRLKFERVSEAATADCLLITDEEERKQAAFTLLPGAPDLAINPGDLIGFSPAELRYWLASTHYRDNMPPLRALTDSATALERLRSSISRLKAQNTNGGLAESGKASASVEEWRNRFYEQIADDLNLPRALTVLWAMLLQSDLDDASRLRLLAEFDRVLGFELGLDNPAPAEPKNEPTRYPDKKAKNPVTGREGAKGTPRMSDSKNKPFQKKPQQREQQQKEETQGLLRLKNSRIVRSFLREEDRFDFTVCLVSRQNLPELKITLNSLLAQVINSKRTVETIVVDLNGAEETTTYLQTLNTAYRNFRALFAEDLGVAAARNIAFRQARGRWLLLLEPGLKLKGDLFDALYHRLYAMEEYALYGLAGLKLERQEGKAVGLSLTGAHPDALEGSLLCFRRVLVEDEVGFMDEHFRHPYALEADYSYNFKDKGFGLMILPDIEPLLERTDQLGTSPHYGFSPEEEERQRRKNWELFLRSWNLQ comes from the coding sequence ATGGAACTGAAAATATACAACGCGCATAGTCGTCGCAAAGAAAAATTACCCGACCATAAGGGTCTAATAAAGCTTTATGTCTCCGCCCCCCTGCTTGAGGATAAGCGTACTCCCGCAACCCTACGTTTGAATTGCCTGTTGGATTGGCTTGGGAAGGCGTTGCAGCGAAAGCGTCTCAAGTTTGAGCGTGTAAGCGAGGCTGCTACCGCCGATTGCCTACTCATAACCGATGAGGAAGAACGCAAACAGGCGGCTTTTACGTTGCTGCCCGGCGCACCTGACCTTGCTATAAATCCCGGCGACCTGATTGGCTTTAGTCCAGCCGAGTTGCGCTATTGGTTGGCTTCAACCCATTATCGTGATAACATGCCTCCGCTTCGCGCTCTTACCGATTCGGCAACTGCGCTGGAAAGGCTGCGAAGCTCTATTTCGCGCCTGAAAGCTCAGAATACCAACGGCGGGTTAGCCGAAAGCGGCAAAGCCTCTGCCTCAGTGGAAGAATGGCGCAACCGCTTTTATGAGCAAATCGCCGACGACCTGAATTTGCCCCGTGCCTTGACGGTGCTATGGGCTATGCTATTACAAAGTGATTTGGATGATGCATCCCGCCTGCGTTTACTGGCTGAGTTTGATCGGGTGCTTGGCTTTGAACTAGGGCTGGATAATCCCGCGCCTGCCGAACCGAAAAATGAGCCGACCCGCTACCCGGATAAGAAAGCCAAAAACCCGGTTACAGGCAGGGAAGGGGCAAAAGGCACGCCCCGTATGAGCGATTCCAAAAACAAGCCTTTCCAGAAAAAGCCACAGCAGAGAGAACAGCAGCAGAAAGAGGAAACGCAGGGTTTACTCCGCCTTAAGAACAGCCGCATAGTGCGCTCTTTCTTGCGTGAGGAAGATCGCTTCGATTTTACGGTGTGCTTGGTTTCGCGCCAGAATTTGCCTGAGCTAAAAATCACCCTGAACAGTTTGCTGGCACAGGTCATCAACTCGAAGCGCACAGTTGAGACGATTGTGGTGGATTTGAACGGCGCGGAGGAGACAACCACATATCTCCAAACTCTCAACACCGCTTACCGTAATTTCAGGGCGTTATTCGCGGAGGATTTGGGTGTGGCAGCCGCACGCAATATCGCTTTTCGGCAAGCCCGCGGGCGTTGGTTGTTGCTGCTCGAACCGGGTTTGAAGCTCAAAGGCGACCTGTTTGACGCGCTTTATCACCGTCTTTACGCGATGGAAGAATATGCTCTTTACGGTTTGGCGGGTTTGAAGCTTGAACGGCAGGAGGGAAAAGCGGTTGGTCTAAGCCTTACTGGAGCCCACCCCGATGCGCTTGAAGGTAGCTTATTATGCTTCCGGCGCGTGTTGGTTGAGGACGAAGTGGGATTTATGGACGAGCATTTCCGCCACCCCTACGCTCTTGAAGCCGATTATTCCTATAATTTTAAGGATAAAGGCTTTGGACTGATGATTTTGCCGGATATTGAACCGTTATTGGAGCGCACTGATCAACTAGGTACTTCCCCTCATTATGGTTTCAGCCCCGAAGAAGAAGAACGCCAGCGTCGCAAAAACTGGGAATTATTTCTCAGAAGCTGGAATCTGCAATAG
- a CDS encoding thiamine pyrophosphate-dependent dehydrogenase E1 component subunit alpha, which yields MVAELEIPALDRPYQVLTHKGQLVDEPPALSPDKLIELHRYMLATRIFSDKIIALQRQGRAGTFGSLAGQEATAVGLSAPLKPQDWLATSYREAGCFLVRGVPYNDLLYYFKGYPPDNTHTRTNTLPIQIVIGTQMLHTTGLALGAKIKGDDAVALGICGDGATSEGDFNESLNFAGVFKAPAILAVTNNGWAISTPRRKQSVVQTLALRGAGFGVPAYLVDGNDVLAVYKVMEQAVARARAGEGPSLIETITYRMGAHTTADDPSRYVPKEDLEYWRQRDPIDRFRKYLFAQHLLDEASEHIMAETIEREINEAVDYVEARTKPTPDLIFDITFEQPTPRMQQQREEMRREMREKGL from the coding sequence ATGGTTGCTGAACTGGAAATTCCCGCGTTGGATAGACCTTATCAGGTTCTAACGCACAAGGGACAATTAGTAGATGAACCTCCTGCCCTTTCGCCCGACAAGCTAATCGAATTGCACCGCTATATGCTGGCAACCCGTATATTTTCTGATAAAATCATCGCTTTGCAACGGCAGGGACGCGCCGGAACTTTCGGATCGCTGGCAGGGCAGGAAGCAACGGCGGTGGGTCTGTCCGCACCGCTCAAGCCGCAAGATTGGCTGGCAACTTCCTATCGTGAAGCAGGCTGTTTTCTGGTGCGCGGCGTGCCCTACAACGATTTACTTTATTACTTCAAGGGCTACCCGCCCGATAATACCCATACTAGAACCAACACCCTACCCATCCAAATTGTCATTGGCACCCAAATGTTGCATACCACCGGGTTGGCGTTGGGCGCGAAAATAAAAGGCGATGACGCGGTGGCGTTGGGTATTTGCGGGGATGGCGCAACCAGCGAGGGTGATTTCAACGAGTCGCTCAATTTCGCGGGAGTGTTCAAAGCCCCGGCGATTTTGGCTGTCACCAATAACGGCTGGGCAATCAGTACGCCGCGCCGCAAACAAAGTGTTGTCCAAACGCTGGCATTGCGCGGGGCGGGTTTTGGCGTTCCAGCTTATTTGGTGGACGGCAATGATGTGTTGGCGGTTTACAAGGTGATGGAACAAGCGGTAGCGCGAGCGCGGGCAGGCGAAGGACCTAGTTTGATTGAAACGATTACCTACCGCATGGGGGCGCACACTACCGCAGACGACCCCTCCCGTTATGTGCCAAAAGAAGACCTCGAATACTGGCGACAGCGCGACCCGATTGACCGTTTCCGCAAATACCTTTTCGCGCAGCATTTGCTAGACGAGGCAAGCGAACACATTATGGCGGAAACTATCGAACGCGAAATCAACGAAGCGGTGGATTACGTGGAAGCTAGAACCAAACCCACGCCCGACCTGATTTTCGACATCACCTTCGAGCAACCCACCCCCCGCATGCAGCAACAACGTGAGGAAATGCGGCGCGAGATGAGGGAAAAAGGTCTTTAG
- a CDS encoding alpha-ketoacid dehydrogenase subunit beta: MTILEATNQTPGAKPAPRLTMIEAINQSLRIEMERDGRVVMIGEDIGKNGGVFRVTDGLQAHFGENRVFDAPLAESGIIGTAVGMAVYGLRPIAEIQFAGFMYVSFNQLVSQAARMRFRSGGMFTVPMVIRAPYGGGVRTPELHSDSLEGVLLQTPGLKVVVPSNPYDAKGLLAAAIEDPDPVVFFENIKLYRSFKQEVPEERYVIPLGKASVVQEGSDISIFTYGAMVSVVLQAAKQVAEEKGASIEVVDLRTTWPLDEETIVNSVTKTGRAMIVHEAPKAGGIGAEISAIINENCLYSLLKPVARVTGYDTPFPPPQLEDLYLPTPTRVAWAIAATLED, from the coding sequence ATGACTATTTTAGAAGCCACTAACCAAACTCCCGGCGCAAAACCCGCCCCGCGCCTGACTATGATTGAAGCTATCAACCAATCGCTGCGAATTGAGATGGAACGTGACGGGCGAGTGGTAATGATAGGCGAGGACATCGGCAAAAACGGTGGTGTGTTCCGCGTGACCGATGGACTACAAGCGCACTTTGGCGAGAATCGGGTGTTTGACGCGCCCTTAGCAGAGTCGGGCATTATCGGTACGGCGGTAGGTATGGCAGTATATGGCTTGCGCCCGATTGCCGAAATCCAGTTTGCCGGGTTTATGTATGTCAGCTTTAATCAGCTTGTCTCACAGGCAGCCCGCATGCGCTTTCGCAGTGGCGGCATGTTCACCGTCCCGATGGTAATACGCGCGCCTTATGGTGGCGGCGTGCGTACCCCTGAACTACACTCCGATAGCCTCGAAGGGGTGCTGTTGCAAACGCCCGGCTTGAAAGTGGTTGTCCCCTCCAACCCCTATGACGCGAAGGGGTTGCTGGCGGCAGCGATAGAAGACCCCGACCCGGTGGTATTCTTCGAGAATATCAAGCTGTATCGTTCTTTCAAGCAGGAAGTACCAGAAGAACGTTATGTTATTCCGTTGGGCAAAGCGTCAGTAGTGCAGGAAGGCAGCGACATCAGCATTTTCACTTATGGGGCAATGGTTTCGGTGGTCTTGCAAGCAGCAAAGCAAGTGGCAGAAGAAAAGGGCGCAAGCATCGAAGTGGTGGATTTGCGTACTACCTGGCCCCTTGATGAAGAAACAATCGTCAATTCTGTCACCAAAACCGGACGTGCGATGATAGTGCACGAAGCCCCCAAAGCGGGCGGCATCGGCGCGGAAATAAGCGCCATCATAAACGAAAACTGCCTCTATTCGCTGCTCAAGCCCGTAGCGCGGGTAACTGGCTATGATACCCCTTTCCCGCCGCCCCAATTGGAAGACCTTTATCTACCCACTCCCACTCGTGTAGCGTGGGCTATCGCCGCCACTCTGGAGGACTAA